Proteins encoded by one window of Candidatus Aramenus sp. CH1:
- a CDS encoding pyridoxal phosphate-dependent aminotransferase, whose product MITDFASSLGNLTGESTLVYQEIARKVEREKGIKTINFGIGQPDVKTFLRIREGAKRALDDGFTGYTSALGIDELRQKIADYLSSKYGEVKKEEVAITPGAKTALFLTFLLYVNPGDEVILPDPGFYSYAEVVKLLGGKPVYAKMSFSESDGFSLNVEELENLISRKTKMIVLNNPHNPTGMVFKPREVIRLQEIARDRGIILLSDEIYDYFVFEGEMRSVLQDPAWRDYVIYVNGFSKTFSMTGWRLGYVVARKEVIQKVGILASNIYTCATSFAQRGALEAFNSFSDVEEMIKLFKRRRDVMYQELKKIKQFKVYKSLGTFYMFPEVSDLLKQWNTDTKGLSVRLIEEAGVITIPGEVFPLEVGKRFLRFSFSIDEEKIKEGVNRIKEIIETDEKKGS is encoded by the coding sequence ATGATAACAGATTTCGCTAGTTCCTTGGGCAATCTAACGGGTGAATCAACCCTAGTTTACCAAGAAATAGCGAGGAAGGTGGAGAGGGAAAAGGGAATAAAGACCATAAACTTTGGCATAGGACAGCCAGACGTCAAGACCTTCCTTAGGATAAGGGAAGGGGCAAAGAGGGCGCTGGACGATGGGTTTACTGGCTACACCTCTGCGCTTGGAATAGACGAGCTAAGGCAAAAGATAGCCGATTACTTGTCCTCAAAGTACGGCGAAGTGAAGAAGGAGGAAGTTGCGATTACGCCAGGGGCTAAGACGGCCCTCTTCTTGACTTTCCTCCTTTACGTTAACCCCGGAGACGAAGTGATCTTGCCAGACCCGGGCTTCTACTCCTACGCAGAGGTGGTTAAATTACTAGGAGGCAAACCAGTTTATGCAAAGATGAGCTTCTCGGAAAGCGACGGCTTCTCGCTGAACGTTGAGGAACTGGAAAACTTGATCTCGAGAAAGACCAAAATGATAGTCCTCAACAACCCACACAACCCGACAGGCATGGTGTTCAAGCCCAGAGAGGTAATAAGGCTTCAGGAGATCGCCAGGGACAGGGGTATAATACTCCTATCGGACGAGATCTACGACTACTTCGTTTTTGAGGGAGAGATGAGGAGCGTACTCCAGGATCCAGCATGGAGGGACTACGTAATATACGTCAACGGTTTCAGCAAGACCTTCAGTATGACTGGCTGGAGGCTTGGTTACGTAGTTGCCAGGAAGGAGGTCATACAGAAGGTTGGTATACTAGCTTCAAACATATACACGTGTGCCACCAGCTTCGCCCAGAGGGGGGCTCTGGAGGCGTTTAACTCCTTTAGCGACGTGGAGGAGATGATCAAGCTATTCAAGAGGAGGAGGGACGTGATGTATCAGGAGCTCAAAAAGATCAAGCAATTTAAGGTGTACAAGTCCTTGGGAACTTTCTACATGTTCCCTGAGGTGAGCGATCTGCTAAAGCAGTGGAACACTGACACAAAGGGCCTTTCGGTGAGGTTAATAGAGGAGGCTGGCGTCATCACAATACCTGGAGAGGTGTTTCCTCTAGAAGTCGGAAAGAGGTTCTTGAGGTTCAGCTTCTCCATAGACGAGGAGAAAATTAAAGAGGGCGTAAACAGGATAAAGGAGATAATAGAGACTGATGAGAAAAAAGGATCATGA
- a CDS encoding NAD(P)/FAD-dependent oxidoreductase, with translation MQIAVIGGGVAGSYLSVLLQRSGHDVTLFDLKGKYFKPCGDVVPNVYEPKIPWRVKFRIKNFAFYVDGEKVYDVNYRHTKWNVIDKAGWINSMIEEVRKKVIGNIKVNSKDFDLVVKAMGPYLMDRKVVYTTRSIIKTEEFDDVAVLEFDTKYTGFYWIFPDEDGVYNVGAGFLEYKNSKELLFNYLKSKFKKYEILDTRGAPITVDLVKEKDWRIGEARGLVFPMSGEGIRPSAISAEEAFNVIVKGKEFNEALNQGLRKLERRIAIQYLLLRTYINSNNYLRKKMLKTFLSNGVLVDAFLEDKIDLEGVAESMRELKNGSAIIR, from the coding sequence ATGCAAATTGCGGTGATTGGCGGAGGAGTGGCCGGCTCCTACTTGTCCGTTCTCCTTCAGAGGTCCGGCCACGACGTCACTTTATTTGACTTGAAGGGTAAGTACTTTAAGCCATGTGGAGACGTCGTTCCCAACGTTTACGAGCCAAAGATACCTTGGAGGGTAAAGTTCAGGATAAAGAACTTTGCCTTCTACGTCGACGGGGAAAAGGTGTACGACGTGAACTATAGGCATACAAAGTGGAACGTTATAGACAAGGCTGGATGGATAAACTCCATGATAGAAGAGGTGAGGAAGAAGGTAATCGGAAACATCAAAGTGAACAGCAAAGACTTTGACCTCGTAGTGAAGGCTATGGGGCCTTACTTAATGGACAGGAAGGTAGTGTACACCACGAGGTCGATAATAAAGACTGAGGAGTTCGACGACGTGGCTGTCCTAGAGTTCGACACCAAGTACACAGGTTTCTACTGGATATTCCCAGACGAGGATGGGGTGTACAACGTAGGAGCGGGTTTCCTAGAGTACAAGAACTCAAAGGAGTTGTTGTTCAACTACCTCAAGTCCAAGTTTAAGAAGTACGAGATTCTCGACACCAGGGGAGCGCCAATTACTGTGGATTTAGTTAAGGAAAAGGACTGGAGGATTGGCGAGGCCAGAGGGCTCGTCTTTCCCATGAGCGGGGAGGGAATTAGGCCTTCCGCGATATCAGCTGAAGAGGCTTTTAACGTAATTGTCAAAGGAAAGGAGTTTAACGAAGCCCTAAACCAAGGGCTAAGGAAGCTGGAGAGGAGGATAGCTATCCAGTACTTGTTGCTAAGAACATATATAAATTCAAATAACTATCTACGAAAGAAAATGCTCAAGACTTTCCTCTCCAACGGCGTTCTAGTGGACGCGTTTTTAGAGGACAAAATAGACCTAGAGGGCGTAGCGGAGTCCATGAGGGAGTTGAAGAATGGTTCAGCTATTATTAGATAA
- a CDS encoding valine--tRNA ligase, whose product MLSQEYVLKKMEEWPKHYEPKQIEPKWQNLWLSQEVWEKVFKFDEDSNKPVFFIDTPPPFTSGELHMGHAYWVTIADTIGRFKKLQGYNVLLPQGWDTQGLPTELKVQYRLGIPKENRELFLQKCVEWTHDMIDRMKKAMIRLGYRPNWEQFEYRTFDPEYRKVIQKSLLDMYSKGLVKMMEGPVYWCPKCETALALSEVGYIEKEGILVYVGFPLKEGGEIVIATTRPELIGATQAIAVHPDDERYKNLVGKVTIVPLFNKEVKIIADSEVEKDFGTGAVMISTYGDPQDIKWKLKYNLPSTELIDNKGRMKGTGIVDGLKVEEARKKIVEILKEKGFVRKVEKIKHRVLAHTERSDCMSPIEFLTKKQVYIEVLPFRDKLLEESKKMKFKPPRMSYYLEDWIRSLDWDWNISRQRAYGTPLPFWYCDNNHLVPAREEDLPIDPTKAKPPAEKCPQCGLPLKPVTDVADVWIDSSVTVLYLSGFYSNKKRFSKAFPASLRLQGTDIIRTWLFYTFFRTLTLAGDVPFKQVLINGQVLGPDGTRMSKSKGNVVSPMDRIDEFGADAIRMALLDAAIGDDFPFKWEVVRSKKLFLQKLWNASRLAYPFISGRKVEKPSSLHIIDRWVLAEHKKFVERAINAYDSFEFYVILQELYNYFWEIVADEYLELVKYRLFQDDPSAIYTLRRILKDILILLHPIAPHITEEIYSRMYGEKVSILLEELPKVDDVKEDEEAIEVGNTLKRATSMIRNAKISNRLAMNAPIKAKIYGSKDFLEKIRRVEEDLTRTLKIVELQYVESQEEKVEIEKSDHGSSNHQS is encoded by the coding sequence TTGTTGAGTCAAGAATACGTTCTCAAAAAGATGGAGGAGTGGCCCAAACATTACGAACCGAAACAGATTGAGCCTAAGTGGCAAAACCTCTGGTTAAGCCAGGAAGTATGGGAGAAGGTTTTCAAGTTCGACGAAGACTCAAACAAACCCGTGTTCTTCATCGACACTCCCCCACCGTTCACAAGCGGAGAGCTCCACATGGGACACGCGTACTGGGTAACAATAGCCGACACAATCGGTAGGTTCAAGAAGCTACAGGGGTACAACGTTCTTTTACCACAGGGCTGGGACACACAAGGGCTACCCACTGAACTCAAGGTCCAGTATAGGCTGGGAATTCCAAAGGAGAACAGGGAACTTTTCCTACAGAAGTGCGTAGAGTGGACTCACGACATGATCGATAGAATGAAGAAGGCAATGATAAGGCTTGGCTATAGGCCGAACTGGGAACAGTTTGAGTACAGGACGTTTGACCCCGAGTACAGGAAGGTGATCCAGAAGAGCCTCTTGGACATGTACAGTAAAGGGCTAGTGAAGATGATGGAAGGGCCTGTGTACTGGTGCCCCAAGTGCGAGACGGCCCTGGCCTTGAGCGAAGTGGGATACATAGAGAAGGAGGGCATCTTAGTTTACGTGGGATTCCCCCTGAAAGAAGGGGGAGAGATAGTGATAGCTACCACTAGGCCCGAACTGATAGGGGCAACGCAGGCAATCGCAGTCCACCCAGACGACGAGAGGTACAAGAACCTTGTGGGGAAAGTGACAATAGTCCCCCTATTCAACAAGGAGGTTAAGATCATAGCTGACAGCGAGGTGGAAAAGGACTTTGGGACTGGAGCTGTCATGATAAGCACTTACGGAGACCCTCAAGACATAAAGTGGAAACTGAAGTACAACTTGCCCTCTACGGAGCTCATAGACAACAAGGGGAGAATGAAGGGTACTGGGATAGTGGACGGGCTCAAGGTAGAGGAAGCCAGGAAGAAGATAGTTGAAATACTCAAGGAAAAGGGCTTCGTTAGGAAAGTGGAGAAGATAAAGCACAGGGTACTTGCACACACGGAAAGGAGCGACTGTATGTCGCCCATAGAGTTCTTAACAAAGAAACAAGTATACATAGAGGTGTTGCCGTTTAGGGATAAGTTACTCGAGGAGTCTAAGAAGATGAAGTTCAAGCCCCCGAGAATGTCGTACTACCTTGAGGACTGGATTAGAAGCCTAGACTGGGACTGGAACATAAGTAGGCAGAGGGCCTACGGCACTCCGTTACCTTTCTGGTACTGCGACAACAACCACCTAGTGCCTGCAAGGGAAGAAGACCTGCCAATAGACCCTACTAAGGCTAAACCTCCTGCGGAGAAGTGTCCCCAGTGTGGCCTGCCCTTAAAGCCCGTAACTGACGTAGCCGACGTCTGGATAGACTCCAGCGTAACTGTCCTTTACCTTTCTGGGTTTTATAGTAACAAAAAGAGGTTCTCTAAGGCTTTCCCAGCTTCCCTGAGGTTACAGGGAACTGACATAATCAGGACGTGGCTGTTCTACACGTTCTTTAGAACGCTAACGCTAGCAGGAGACGTGCCCTTTAAGCAGGTCCTAATTAACGGACAAGTCCTGGGCCCTGACGGCACTAGGATGAGTAAGAGCAAGGGTAACGTAGTGTCGCCAATGGATAGGATTGACGAGTTTGGGGCTGACGCAATCAGGATGGCGCTTTTAGACGCAGCAATTGGGGACGACTTCCCGTTCAAGTGGGAAGTGGTTAGGAGTAAGAAGCTATTCCTGCAAAAGCTCTGGAACGCGAGTAGGTTGGCCTACCCGTTCATTAGCGGTCGGAAGGTGGAGAAGCCAAGCTCCCTCCACATAATAGACAGATGGGTGTTAGCGGAGCACAAGAAGTTCGTGGAAAGGGCTATAAATGCTTACGATTCCTTCGAATTTTACGTCATCCTCCAAGAGCTATACAACTACTTCTGGGAGATAGTTGCAGACGAGTACCTCGAGCTGGTAAAGTACAGGCTATTCCAGGACGACCCATCAGCAATATACACCTTGAGGAGGATACTGAAGGACATACTGATTCTCCTCCACCCCATCGCCCCACACATAACAGAGGAGATATACTCGAGGATGTACGGAGAAAAGGTAAGCATCCTGCTCGAGGAGCTTCCCAAGGTGGACGACGTAAAAGAGGACGAAGAAGCCATAGAGGTCGGCAACACCCTAAAGAGGGCCACCTCTATGATCAGGAACGCAAAGATCTCCAATAGGCTGGCTATGAACGCGCCAATAAAGGCTAAGATCTACGGCAGTAAGGATTTCTTGGAAAAAATAAGGAGAGTGGAAGAAGATCTTACAAGAACCCTTAAGATAGTAGAGTTGCAGTACGTGGAGTCCCAAGAGGAGAAGGTGGAAATAGAGAAGTCAGACCATGGGAGTTCCAATCACCAGTCATGA
- the trpA gene encoding tryptophan synthase subunit alpha, giving the protein MRKMLVSYMTLGYPNVEGYLEFIDGAISQGSDVLEVGIKPKFAKYDGPVIRKSYKAVNLSEGETWELLKETRKRSNVPAIVLTYLEDWLGKLDEFLSKLREVGVNGVLFPDLIIDFTDEYEKYVKAIRDHGLKAVIFTSPSVPDTMIHDLSKNSDLFLYYGVRPTTGVPIPVSVDSLITRVRTLVENKLVVGFGLSDVEDMRKALRAGADGIAIGTAYIEEVEKRGVKSAISLVKYFRGVLDEF; this is encoded by the coding sequence ATGAGAAAGATGCTAGTCTCCTATATGACGTTGGGTTACCCAAACGTGGAGGGCTACTTGGAGTTCATTGACGGAGCTATTTCGCAGGGAAGCGACGTCCTAGAGGTGGGCATAAAGCCAAAGTTTGCCAAGTACGACGGTCCCGTCATTAGGAAGAGCTATAAGGCTGTTAACCTTAGCGAAGGCGAGACCTGGGAACTGCTAAAGGAGACGAGGAAGAGAAGCAACGTTCCAGCGATCGTGTTAACTTACTTGGAAGACTGGCTGGGAAAACTGGACGAGTTTCTGTCCAAGCTTAGGGAGGTAGGAGTTAACGGGGTGCTTTTCCCCGACTTGATAATAGACTTTACAGATGAGTACGAGAAGTACGTGAAGGCAATAAGGGATCACGGGTTAAAGGCTGTGATCTTCACCTCGCCCTCAGTTCCGGACACAATGATCCACGACCTCTCCAAGAACTCCGACCTTTTCCTGTACTACGGCGTGAGGCCTACCACGGGTGTCCCAATACCCGTGAGCGTAGACTCCTTGATAACTAGGGTAAGGACACTTGTGGAGAACAAGCTTGTGGTGGGGTTTGGCTTGTCTGACGTCGAAGACATGAGAAAGGCATTGAGGGCTGGGGCAGACGGAATTGCGATAGGGACTGCGTACATAGAGGAAGTGGAGAAGAGGGGAGTAAAGTCGGCCATCTCCCTAGTCAAGTACTTTAGGGGGGTGTTGGATGAGTTTTAG
- the trpD gene encoding anthranilate phosphoribosyltransferase, with protein sequence MSFRDLLIKVTERKDLTEDEARELADLMFEGNINEIVTSAFLASLKTKGETVDEIVGFASSMKAHALKVGPLNALDTAGTGGDGLGTVNVSTVSAIVVSQVYPVAKHGNRAASSKSGSADVLEAFGYNIAVPPESAEKLLKRHNFVFLFAQLYHPAMKNVANVRRTLGIRTIFNVLGPLTNPAGVKRQMTGVFSPSFMERMALAGVKLGYDRMLLVHGEPWLDEVSPCGKTYVYEVKGNKVESYVVDYSEFLREKIPIEKLTVKDSKDSAIRSLRALYGKDKEVREFIRINTAFALYASGVTKDLRDGFELSAQLVDTASRKLYEIVEGNGDVSKLKALMAEAGISEG encoded by the coding sequence ATGAGTTTTAGGGATCTCCTGATTAAGGTGACTGAGAGGAAAGATCTTACAGAGGACGAGGCTAGGGAACTCGCGGACCTGATGTTCGAGGGAAACATCAACGAGATAGTGACGTCCGCCTTCCTAGCCTCCTTGAAGACCAAGGGCGAGACCGTGGACGAGATAGTGGGGTTTGCCAGCTCAATGAAGGCCCACGCACTTAAGGTAGGTCCTCTAAACGCCCTAGACACAGCGGGTACTGGGGGGGACGGACTGGGGACAGTTAACGTGAGTACCGTATCAGCGATAGTTGTAAGTCAAGTTTACCCTGTAGCAAAACACGGCAACAGGGCGGCTAGTAGCAAGAGCGGTAGCGCGGACGTGTTAGAGGCATTTGGATACAACATTGCTGTCCCTCCTGAATCTGCAGAAAAGCTGTTAAAGAGGCACAACTTCGTCTTCCTTTTTGCGCAATTGTACCACCCAGCTATGAAGAACGTGGCAAACGTCAGAAGAACCTTGGGGATAAGGACAATATTCAACGTGTTGGGCCCCCTTACTAACCCAGCAGGCGTAAAGAGGCAAATGACCGGGGTCTTCTCTCCCTCGTTTATGGAAAGGATGGCCCTAGCAGGAGTCAAGTTGGGTTACGATAGGATGCTACTGGTTCACGGTGAACCCTGGCTTGACGAGGTTAGCCCATGTGGTAAAACGTACGTCTACGAAGTAAAGGGAAACAAGGTGGAGAGTTACGTGGTTGACTACTCCGAGTTTTTGAGGGAGAAGATACCAATTGAGAAGCTTACAGTAAAGGACAGCAAGGACTCCGCCATAAGGTCTTTGAGGGCCCTCTACGGTAAGGACAAGGAAGTAAGGGAGTTCATCAGGATTAACACAGCGTTCGCCCTTTACGCCTCCGGGGTGACTAAGGACTTACGTGACGGCTTTGAGCTCTCCGCCCAGCTTGTGGACACGGCGAGCCGTAAACTGTACGAGATAGTCGAAGGGAATGGAGACGTGTCTAAGCTCAAGGCCCTAATGGCAGAGGCGGGTATAAGTGAAGGTTAA
- a CDS encoding anthranilate synthase component I, protein MEVHPITSFAQPYEVFKCIEGSEDYVALLESVNGPSNLSRYSIIGWGTKRYVKVDEGDSLEDKLLGALPQQDPEFKFLGNMVGYVSYDAVRQWERVRDLKLPAEKWPYAEFFLPENLIVYDHQAGKVYLDGDIKYYNCGEIGELKVERYDESMKKGEFEEGVKRVLEYIRAGYAFQVVLSRFYRFSYKGDLMRFYYNLRKVNPSPYMFYLKFGKRKVIGSSPELLFSVNRGIAESYPIAGTRPRGSTREEDLALEQELLASEKERAEHLMLVDLARNDLGKVCVPGTVKVPEFMYVEKYSHVQHIVSKVVGTLRKNLTPVDVLKATFPAGTVSGAPKPMAMNIIEEIEPFKRGPYAGAVGIVSQSSAEFAIAIRTAFVNDDLIRVQAGAGIVYDSAPEMEYYETEHKMKALLVSLGEKGGHNSDN, encoded by the coding sequence ATGGAAGTCCACCCAATAACGTCTTTTGCCCAACCGTACGAGGTTTTTAAGTGTATAGAAGGCTCAGAGGACTACGTTGCCCTCTTGGAAAGCGTCAACGGTCCCTCAAACCTGTCGAGGTACAGCATTATTGGATGGGGGACAAAGAGGTACGTTAAGGTAGACGAAGGGGACTCGCTGGAGGACAAATTGCTGGGCGCCCTACCACAGCAAGACCCCGAGTTCAAGTTCCTCGGCAACATGGTAGGTTACGTTTCCTATGACGCAGTAAGGCAATGGGAAAGAGTAAGGGATCTGAAGCTTCCCGCTGAGAAGTGGCCCTACGCAGAGTTCTTCTTGCCGGAAAACCTCATAGTTTACGACCACCAGGCGGGTAAAGTTTACCTCGACGGCGATATAAAGTACTACAACTGCGGAGAGATAGGAGAACTAAAGGTAGAGAGGTACGACGAGTCGATGAAAAAGGGCGAGTTCGAAGAAGGGGTTAAGAGAGTCCTGGAATACATAAGGGCAGGGTACGCATTTCAAGTGGTCCTCTCTAGGTTTTATCGTTTCTCCTACAAGGGTGACCTAATGAGGTTTTACTACAATTTGAGGAAAGTGAACCCGTCTCCTTACATGTTTTACCTTAAGTTTGGAAAGAGGAAGGTGATCGGATCGAGCCCCGAGCTACTCTTCTCGGTGAATAGGGGAATAGCGGAAAGTTACCCAATAGCTGGCACCAGGCCTAGGGGGTCGACCAGAGAAGAGGATCTGGCCCTAGAACAGGAGCTACTTGCGTCGGAGAAGGAGAGGGCAGAGCACCTTATGCTAGTTGACCTAGCAAGGAACGACTTGGGAAAGGTGTGTGTGCCAGGGACGGTTAAAGTTCCCGAGTTTATGTACGTGGAGAAGTACAGCCACGTCCAACACATAGTTAGCAAGGTTGTGGGGACGTTAAGGAAGAACTTGACCCCAGTGGACGTCCTTAAGGCCACGTTCCCTGCAGGGACAGTTAGTGGGGCCCCGAAGCCAATGGCAATGAACATTATCGAGGAGATAGAGCCGTTTAAGAGGGGGCCTTACGCGGGGGCCGTTGGTATCGTCTCCCAAAGCTCCGCTGAGTTCGCCATCGCCATAAGGACCGCGTTTGTCAACGACGACTTAATAAGGGTACAGGCAGGTGCAGGCATAGTGTACGATTCCGCGCCGGAGATGGAGTACTACGAGACTGAGCACAAGATGAAGGCATTACTAGTTTCCTTGGGTGAGAAAGGTGGACATAACTCTGATAATTGA
- the trpC gene encoding indole-3-glycerol phosphate synthase TrpC, with the protein MPRYLEGWLKEVVENALRRPYVDAKRKRPIFPLYNAILRTKESGRNAIIAEYKTRSPSGFKAERDPIEYAKFMEANGATALSVLTEDKFFGGSYSTLIRIADEVSIPVLMKDFVVTESQIDTAYNIGADSVLLIVRILTQRELTNLIEYSRTYKMEPLVEVHNEYEVEIALDSGAKIIGVNSRDLQSLKVDIGRVKKLLQYIPNKMMKVAESGIDNRETINELKKAGANAFLIGSALMTDPAKIKDLV; encoded by the coding sequence ATGCCCAGATATCTGGAAGGGTGGCTCAAGGAGGTCGTGGAAAACGCTCTTAGGAGGCCATACGTAGATGCCAAGAGGAAGAGGCCGATTTTCCCCTTATATAACGCCATCCTCAGGACTAAGGAGAGCGGAAGGAACGCTATTATAGCCGAGTACAAGACTAGGTCTCCCTCTGGTTTTAAGGCCGAGAGGGATCCAATAGAGTACGCTAAGTTCATGGAGGCTAACGGAGCCACCGCCCTTAGCGTTTTGACGGAGGACAAATTCTTCGGGGGCTCATACTCCACTTTAATTAGGATAGCCGACGAGGTTAGCATACCCGTGTTGATGAAGGACTTCGTGGTAACTGAAAGTCAAATAGACACAGCCTACAACATAGGGGCAGACTCAGTCCTTCTAATTGTGAGGATCTTGACGCAGAGAGAACTGACCAACCTAATAGAGTACTCTAGGACTTACAAGATGGAGCCCCTCGTGGAGGTACACAACGAGTATGAAGTAGAGATTGCGTTGGACAGTGGTGCCAAAATAATTGGCGTAAACTCTAGAGATCTCCAGAGCCTAAAGGTAGATATAGGGAGAGTTAAGAAGCTCTTGCAGTACATTCCAAACAAGATGATGAAGGTAGCGGAAAGCGGGATAGACAACAGGGAGACTATTAACGAGCTCAAAAAGGCTGGGGCGAACGCTTTCCTCATCGGTTCTGCCCTAATGACGGATCCAGCTAAAATTAAAGACTTGGTTTAA
- a CDS encoding aminodeoxychorismate/anthranilate synthase component II: MDITLIIDNYDSFVYNIAQSVAELGTYPIVVRNDEITLSGVERINPDRIIISPGPGSPDKKEDIGIVIDVIRKLGKRIPILGICLGHQAIGYAFGAKIRRAKKVFHGKLSNIVLLNQSVPIFQGLPREFKATRYHSLVVDNVSSPLILDARSKEDDEIMALHHEEFKIYGVQFHPESIGTSEGQKIFYNFLNRV, from the coding sequence GTGGACATAACTCTGATAATTGACAACTACGATAGCTTCGTCTACAACATTGCCCAGTCAGTGGCGGAGCTGGGCACTTACCCAATCGTGGTAAGGAATGACGAAATCACGCTGAGCGGAGTGGAGAGGATAAACCCAGACAGGATAATAATCTCCCCCGGGCCCGGATCCCCCGACAAGAAGGAGGACATAGGCATAGTTATAGACGTAATAAGAAAGCTGGGTAAGAGGATCCCTATCCTTGGAATATGCCTTGGTCACCAAGCCATAGGCTACGCGTTTGGTGCGAAGATAAGGAGGGCAAAGAAGGTCTTCCACGGCAAGCTCAGCAACATCGTGCTCCTGAACCAGTCCGTGCCAATATTTCAAGGCCTGCCGAGGGAGTTCAAAGCCACTAGGTACCACAGCCTTGTGGTCGATAACGTGTCATCGCCGTTAATACTCGACGCTAGATCAAAGGAGGACGACGAGATAATGGCCCTCCACCACGAGGAGTTCAAGATATACGGAGTGCAGTTCCACCCAGAGAGCATAGGGACTTCTGAAGGTCAAAAGATATTTTATAATTTCCTAAATAGGGTATAG
- a CDS encoding phosphoribosylanthranilate isomerase, with protein sequence MKVKICGISTLLDAVSVSKMDVDFLGVVIDNVSPRFAKPEFVSFSKKVSDKPIVAVKVKGSIGTIVKESGGADFIQIHRVLSDGELEELTTYNRKFILYVPGSAEYYKYVGKAFMHSDLVLLDSPRKGERLNLEYAKGVLRDYPDLGLAGGINEENVKQFVDLNPGWIDVSSGVEAYPGKKDLNKVKKIIGVAKWKSTQ encoded by the coding sequence GTGAAGGTTAAAATCTGCGGTATATCCACCCTACTCGACGCGGTAAGCGTTTCCAAGATGGACGTCGACTTCCTAGGCGTTGTGATAGACAACGTTAGCCCTAGGTTCGCTAAACCCGAGTTCGTCTCCTTCAGCAAGAAGGTCTCCGACAAGCCCATTGTCGCAGTCAAGGTTAAGGGTTCAATAGGGACAATCGTGAAAGAAAGTGGGGGAGCTGACTTCATTCAAATACACAGGGTTCTCTCCGACGGCGAACTCGAGGAGCTAACCACGTATAATAGAAAGTTCATACTTTACGTCCCTGGAAGCGCAGAATATTATAAGTACGTGGGCAAGGCGTTTATGCACTCTGATCTAGTCCTGCTGGACTCGCCCAGGAAGGGTGAGAGGCTAAACTTGGAGTACGCTAAGGGGGTCTTGAGGGACTACCCAGACCTTGGGCTAGCTGGGGGAATCAACGAGGAGAACGTCAAGCAGTTCGTTGACCTAAACCCGGGGTGGATAGACGTATCAAGCGGGGTTGAAGCTTATCCAGGCAAGAAAGACCTTAACAAGGTCAAGAAAATCATAGGTGTTGCGAAATGGAAGTCCACCCAATAA
- a CDS encoding N-glycosylase/DNA lyase — MLRSLLRNAKLRARVLERAEEFKLNNLGGEDLWFRELVFCILTANSSFVSAYYSLQSLGDNIYVGTREEIAKALKESGYRFYNLKSTYIIKNRELIYGKLKRTVKEIADVDQLRAREFLINLHGIGMKEASHFLRNVGYFDLAIIDRHILNFIQNYLVISNKHLTKTKYIYLESVLRGISANLDIQLGLLDLFIWFKETKTLVK; from the coding sequence GTGCTAAGAAGTCTGCTAAGAAACGCAAAATTAAGGGCAAGAGTTCTAGAAAGGGCTGAGGAGTTTAAGTTAAACAACTTGGGTGGCGAAGACCTCTGGTTCAGGGAGCTAGTTTTCTGCATATTGACTGCCAATTCCTCCTTCGTTTCCGCCTACTATTCCCTTCAATCTTTGGGCGACAATATATACGTTGGCACAAGGGAGGAGATAGCTAAGGCGCTGAAGGAGAGCGGTTATAGGTTTTACAACTTGAAGTCAACTTACATAATCAAGAATAGGGAGCTCATTTACGGTAAACTGAAGAGAACCGTAAAGGAAATTGCCGACGTAGACCAGCTAAGGGCACGCGAGTTCCTGATTAACTTACATGGGATAGGGATGAAGGAGGCTAGCCACTTTCTGAGGAACGTTGGTTACTTTGACCTAGCCATAATTGACAGACATATCTTGAATTTTATTCAAAATTACTTAGTTATAAGCAATAAACATTTGACAAAAACTAAGTATATTTATTTAGAATCAGTTTTAAGAGGAATCTCAGCTAATTTAGATATTCAACTAGGTCTTCTTGATTTGTTCATATGGTTTAAAGAAACTAAAACGTTAGTAAAGTGA